A window of the Enterobacteriaceae bacterium 4M9 genome harbors these coding sequences:
- a CDS encoding ATP-dependent Clp protease proteolytic subunit, with protein MSEEQNNDKPEQEKSASVEKALLKSRTVIISEKITQELAAKVTARLLALAEMGDEPIKLFINSQGGHVEAGDTIHDMIKFIKPDVLVIGTGWVASAGITIYLAARKENRFTLPNTRFMIHQPLGGVRGQVTDIQIEANEILRIRDRINKIISDGTGQPYEKVVQDTDRNFWMSPQEAIEYGITTHLITHQDELNKS; from the coding sequence ATGTCTGAAGAACAAAACAATGATAAGCCGGAACAGGAAAAATCCGCCTCTGTGGAAAAGGCGCTGCTGAAATCTCGTACCGTGATTATCTCTGAGAAAATCACTCAGGAGCTGGCGGCTAAAGTAACTGCCAGACTGTTGGCACTGGCGGAAATGGGTGACGAGCCGATTAAGCTTTTCATCAACAGCCAGGGTGGCCATGTCGAAGCGGGCGATACCATCCACGACATGATTAAGTTCATCAAACCTGACGTTCTGGTTATTGGCACCGGCTGGGTTGCCAGCGCGGGTATCACCATTTACCTTGCCGCACGCAAGGAAAACCGCTTTACCCTGCCGAACACCCGTTTCATGATTCATCAGCCGCTGGGCGGCGTGCGTGGCCAGGTCACCGATATCCAGATTGAAGCCAATGAGATCCTGCGCATTCGCGATCGCATCAATAAGATAATCAGCGATGGCACCGGCCAGCCGTATGAGAAAGTGGTGCAAGACACCGACAGGAACTTCTGGATGAGCCCACAGGAAGCCATTGAGTACGGTATTACCACGCATCTCATCACTCATCAGGACGAGCTGAATAAAAGCTAA
- the bfd gene encoding bacterioferritin-associated ferredoxin produces the protein MYVCLCNGVTDKKIRQAVRQFHPQSFQQLRKFLPIGNQCGKCIKACRDIMQEELVAMPEYQEIA, from the coding sequence ATGTACGTTTGTCTGTGCAATGGCGTGACTGATAAGAAAATCCGCCAGGCGGTACGCCAGTTCCATCCACAGTCTTTTCAGCAGCTGCGCAAATTTTTGCCCATCGGTAATCAGTGTGGGAAGTGCATCAAAGCCTGCCGGGATATTATGCAAGAAGAGTTGGTAGCAATGCCGGAGTACCAGGAAATCGCCTGA
- the rplD gene encoding 50S ribosomal protein L4 → MELVLKDAQSALTVSETTFGRDFNEALVHQVVVAYAAGARQGTRAQKTRAEITGSGKKPWRQKGTGRARSGSIKSPIWRSGGVTFAARPQDHSQKVNKKMYRGALKSILSELVRQDRLIVVEQFSVEAPKTKLLAQKLKDMALEDVLIVTGELDENLFLAARNLHKVDVRDAGGIDPVSLIAFDKVVMTADAVKQVEEMLA, encoded by the coding sequence ATGGAATTAGTACTGAAAGACGCGCAGAGCGCGCTGACTGTTTCCGAAACTACCTTCGGTCGTGATTTCAACGAAGCGCTGGTTCACCAGGTTGTAGTTGCTTACGCTGCAGGTGCCCGTCAGGGTACTCGCGCGCAGAAAACCCGTGCCGAAATCACTGGCTCCGGCAAAAAGCCGTGGCGCCAGAAAGGTACTGGCCGTGCGCGTTCTGGTTCCATCAAGAGCCCAATCTGGCGCTCTGGTGGCGTGACCTTTGCTGCACGTCCGCAGGACCACAGTCAAAAAGTTAACAAAAAGATGTACCGCGGCGCGCTGAAAAGCATCCTGTCCGAGCTGGTACGTCAGGATCGTCTGATCGTTGTCGAGCAGTTCTCTGTAGAAGCACCGAAAACCAAGCTGCTGGCTCAGAAACTGAAAGACATGGCGCTGGAAGATGTGCTGATCGTGACCGGTGAACTGGACGAGAACCTGTTCCTGGCTGCGCGTAACCTGCACAAGGTTGACGTACGTGACGCCGGTGGCATCGACCCGGTTAGCCTGATCGCCTTCGACAAAGTTGTCATGACTGCTGATGCTGTTAAGCAAGTTGAGGAGATGCTGGCATGA
- the bfr gene encoding bacterioferritin — protein MKGDVKIINYLNKLLGNELVAINQYFLHARMFKNWGLMRLNDVEYHESIDEMKHADKYIERILFLEGIPNLQDLGKLRIGEDVEEMLRSDLSLELEGAKDLREAIAYADSVHDYVSRDMMINILAEEEHHIDWLETELDLITKIGLQNYIQSQLREAS, from the coding sequence ATGAAAGGTGACGTTAAGATTATAAATTATCTCAATAAATTATTGGGAAATGAGCTTGTCGCAATCAATCAGTACTTCCTGCATGCGAGGATGTTCAAAAACTGGGGTCTGATGCGCCTGAATGACGTGGAATACCACGAGTCTATCGATGAAATGAAACACGCTGATAAATATATCGAGCGCATTTTATTTCTCGAAGGCATCCCGAACTTGCAGGATCTCGGCAAGCTGCGCATCGGTGAAGATGTGGAAGAGATGCTGCGTTCGGACCTGAGCCTTGAGCTTGAGGGCGCAAAGGATTTACGTGAGGCGATTGCGTATGCCGACAGTGTTCATGATTACGTCAGTCGCGATATGATGATAAATATTCTTGCTGAAGAAGAGCACCATATCGACTGGCTTGAGACTGAACTTGATTTAATAACGAAGATTGGCTTGCAGAATTATATTCAGTCCCAGCTGAGAGAAGCCTCGTAA
- the rpsS gene encoding 30S ribosomal protein S19 encodes MPRSLKKGPFIDLHLLKKVEKAVESGDKKPLRTWSRRSTIFPNMIGLTIAVHNGRQHVPVFVTDEMVGHKLGEFAPTRTYRGHAADKKAKKR; translated from the coding sequence ATGCCACGTTCTCTCAAGAAAGGTCCTTTTATTGACCTGCACTTGCTGAAGAAGGTAGAGAAAGCGGTGGAAAGCGGAGACAAGAAGCCCCTGCGCACTTGGTCCCGTCGTTCAACGATCTTTCCGAACATGATCGGTTTGACCATCGCTGTCCATAATGGTCGTCAGCACGTTCCGGTATTCGTCACCGACGAAATGGTCGGTCACAAGCTGGGTGAATTTGCACCGACCCGTACTTACCGCGGCCACGCGGCTGATAAAAAAGCCAAGAAACGCTAA
- the rpmC gene encoding 50S ribosomal protein L29: MKAKELREKSVEELNTELLNLLREQFNLRMQAASGQLQQTHLLKQVRRDVARVKTLLTQKAGA, translated from the coding sequence ATGAAAGCAAAAGAGCTGCGTGAAAAGAGCGTTGAAGAGCTGAACACCGAGCTGCTTAACCTGCTGCGTGAGCAGTTCAACCTGCGTATGCAGGCGGCAAGTGGCCAGCTGCAACAGACTCACCTGTTAAAGCAAGTGCGTCGTGATGTCGCACGCGTTAAGACTTTACTGACTCAGAAGGCGGGTGCGTAA
- the rpsJ gene encoding 30S ribosomal protein S10 encodes MQNQRIRIRLKAFDHRLIDQSTAEIVETAKRTGAQVRGPIPLPTRKERFTVLISPHVNKDARDQYEIRTHKRLVDIVEPTEKTVDALMRLDLAAGVDVQISLG; translated from the coding sequence ATGCAGAACCAAAGAATCCGTATCCGCCTTAAAGCGTTTGATCATCGTCTGATCGATCAATCAACTGCGGAAATCGTCGAGACTGCCAAGCGCACTGGTGCGCAGGTTCGCGGTCCGATCCCGCTGCCGACCCGCAAAGAGCGCTTCACTGTTCTGATCTCCCCGCACGTTAACAAAGACGCGCGCGATCAGTACGAAATCCGCACTCACAAGCGTCTGGTTGACATCGTTGAGCCAACCGAGAAAACCGTTGATGCTCTGATGCGTCTGGATCTGGCTGCCGGTGTAGACGTGCAGATCAGCCTGGGTTAA
- the tuf gene encoding elongation factor Tu — protein sequence MSKEKFERTKPHVNVGTIGHVDHGKTTLTAAITTVLAKTYGGAARAFDQIDNAPEEKARGITINTSHVEYDTPTRHYAHVDCPGHADYVKNMITGAAQMDGAILVVAATDGPMPQTREHILLGRQVGVPYIIVFLNKCDMVDDEELLELVEMEVRELLSQYDFPGDDTPIVRGSALKALEGDAQWEEKIIELAGFLDSYIPEPERAIDKPFLLPIEDVFSISGRGTVVTGRVERGIIKVGDEVEIVGIKDTTKTTCTGVEMFRKLLDEGRAGENCGVLLRGTKRDEIQRGQVLAKPGTIKPHTKFESEVYILSKDEGGRHTPFFKGYRPQFYFRTTDVTGTIELPEGVEMVMPGDNIKMVVTLIHPIAMDDGLRFAIREGGRTVGAGVVAKVLS from the coding sequence GTGTCTAAAGAAAAATTTGAACGTACAAAACCCCACGTCAACGTCGGTACTATCGGCCACGTTGACCATGGTAAAACAACGCTGACCGCTGCAATCACCACCGTACTGGCTAAGACCTACGGCGGCGCTGCTCGTGCATTCGACCAGATCGATAACGCACCGGAAGAAAAAGCACGTGGTATCACCATCAACACCTCTCACGTTGAGTACGACACCCCGACTCGTCACTACGCGCACGTTGACTGCCCAGGGCACGCCGACTACGTGAAAAACATGATCACCGGTGCTGCTCAGATGGACGGCGCTATCCTGGTTGTTGCTGCAACTGACGGCCCGATGCCGCAGACCCGTGAGCACATCCTGCTGGGTCGCCAGGTAGGCGTTCCGTACATCATCGTGTTCCTGAACAAGTGCGACATGGTTGATGACGAAGAGCTGCTGGAACTGGTTGAGATGGAAGTGCGTGAGCTGCTGTCTCAGTACGACTTCCCGGGCGACGACACGCCGATCGTTCGTGGTTCTGCACTGAAAGCGCTGGAAGGCGACGCACAGTGGGAAGAGAAAATCATCGAACTGGCTGGCTTCCTGGATTCCTACATCCCTGAGCCGGAGCGTGCGATTGATAAGCCGTTCCTGCTGCCTATCGAAGACGTATTCTCCATCTCTGGTCGTGGTACCGTTGTTACCGGTCGTGTAGAGCGCGGTATCATCAAGGTGGGTGACGAAGTAGAAATCGTTGGTATCAAAGACACCACCAAAACCACCTGTACTGGTGTTGAAATGTTCCGCAAACTGCTGGACGAAGGTCGTGCAGGCGAGAACTGCGGCGTTCTGCTGCGTGGTACCAAGCGTGATGAAATCCAGCGTGGCCAGGTACTGGCTAAGCCGGGCACCATCAAGCCGCACACCAAGTTCGAATCAGAAGTGTACATCCTGTCCAAAGACGAAGGCGGCCGTCACACTCCGTTCTTCAAAGGCTACCGTCCGCAGTTCTACTTCCGTACAACTGACGTGACTGGCACCATCGAACTGCCGGAAGGCGTAGAGATGGTAATGCCGGGCGACAACATCAAAATGGTTGTTACCCTGATTCACCCGATCGCAATGGACGACGGTCTGCGTTTCGCAATCCGCGAAGGCGGCCGTACCGTTGGCGCGGGCGTTGTTGCTAAAGTTCTGAGCTAA
- the rplX gene encoding 50S ribosomal protein L24, with translation MAAKIRRDDEIIVLTGKDKGKRGKVKNVLTSGKVIVEGINLVKKHQKPVPALNQPGGIVEKEAAIQLSNVALFNAATGKADRVGFRFEDGKKVRFFKSSGETIK, from the coding sequence ATGGCAGCGAAAATCCGTCGTGATGACGAAATTATCGTGCTGACCGGCAAAGATAAAGGTAAGCGCGGTAAAGTAAAAAATGTCCTGACTTCTGGTAAGGTCATTGTTGAAGGTATCAACCTGGTTAAGAAACACCAGAAGCCGGTTCCGGCTCTGAACCAACCGGGTGGCATCGTTGAAAAAGAAGCGGCTATTCAGCTTTCTAACGTTGCACTCTTCAACGCGGCAACCGGTAAGGCGGACCGTGTAGGCTTTAGATTCGAAGACGGAAAAAAAGTCCGTTTCTTCAAATCTAGTGGCGAAACTATCAAGTAA
- the rpsH gene encoding 30S ribosomal protein S8 gives MSMQDPIADMLTRIRNGQAANKVAVTMPSSKLKVAIANVLKEEGYIEDFKIEGDIKPELELTLKYFQGKAVVESIQRVSRPGLRIYKKKDELPKVMAGLGIAVVSTSKGVMTDRAARQAGLGGEIICYVA, from the coding sequence ATGAGCATGCAAGATCCGATCGCGGATATGCTGACCCGTATCCGTAACGGTCAGGCCGCGAACAAAGTTGCGGTCACCATGCCTTCCTCCAAGCTGAAAGTGGCAATTGCCAACGTGCTGAAGGAAGAAGGTTATATTGAAGATTTTAAAATTGAAGGCGACATCAAGCCTGAACTGGAACTGACTCTTAAGTATTTCCAGGGCAAGGCTGTGGTAGAGAGCATTCAGCGAGTCAGCCGTCCTGGTCTGCGCATCTATAAGAAAAAAGATGAGCTGCCGAAAGTTATGGCCGGTCTGGGTATCGCTGTCGTTTCTACCTCTAAAGGTGTTATGACCGATCGTGCAGCGCGCCAGGCTGGTCTTGGTGGCGAAATTATCTGCTACGTAGCCTAA
- the rplE gene encoding 50S ribosomal protein L5, whose translation MAKLHDYYKDEVVKKLMTEFNYNSVMQVPRVEKITLNMGVGEAIADKKLLDNAAADLAAISGQKPLVTKARKSVAGFKIRQGYPIGCKVTLRGERMWEFLERLISIAVPRIRDFRGLSAKSFDGRGNYSMGVREQIIFPEIDYDKVDRVRGLDITITTTAKSDDEGRALLAAFDFPFRK comes from the coding sequence ATGGCGAAACTGCATGATTACTACAAAGACGAAGTAGTTAAAAAACTCATGACTGAGTTCAACTACAATTCTGTCATGCAAGTCCCTCGGGTCGAGAAGATCACCCTGAACATGGGTGTTGGTGAAGCGATCGCTGACAAGAAACTGCTGGATAACGCAGCAGCTGACCTGGCAGCAATCTCCGGTCAAAAACCGCTGGTCACCAAAGCACGCAAATCTGTTGCAGGCTTCAAAATCCGTCAGGGCTATCCGATCGGCTGTAAAGTAACTCTGCGTGGCGAACGCATGTGGGAGTTCCTTGAGCGACTGATCTCTATTGCTGTACCGCGTATCCGTGACTTCCGTGGCCTGTCCGCTAAGTCTTTCGACGGTCGTGGTAACTACAGCATGGGTGTCCGTGAGCAGATCATCTTCCCGGAAATCGACTATGACAAAGTCGATCGCGTGCGTGGTCTGGACATTACCATCACCACCACTGCGAAATCCGATGATGAAGGCCGTGCTCTGCTGGCTGCCTTTGACTTCCCGTTCCGCAAGTAA
- the rpsN gene encoding 30S ribosomal protein S14, producing MAKQSMKAREVKRVALAEKYFAKRAELKAIISDVNASDEDRWNAVLKLQSLPRDSSPSRQRNRCRQTGRPHGVLRKFGLSRIKVREAAMRGEIPGLKKASW from the coding sequence ATGGCAAAGCAATCAATGAAAGCACGCGAAGTAAAACGCGTCGCTCTGGCTGAAAAATACTTCGCTAAACGCGCTGAACTGAAAGCGATCATCTCTGATGTGAACGCTTCCGATGAAGATCGTTGGAACGCCGTTCTCAAGCTGCAGAGTCTGCCGCGTGATTCCAGCCCGTCTCGTCAGCGTAACCGCTGCCGCCAAACTGGTCGTCCGCATGGTGTTTTGCGGAAGTTCGGGTTGAGCCGTATTAAGGTCCGTGAAGCCGCTATGCGCGGTGAAATTCCGGGTCTGAAAAAGGCTAGCTGGTAA
- the rplC gene encoding 50S ribosomal protein L3 codes for MIGLVGKKVGMTRIFTEEGVSIPVTVIEVEANRVTQVKDLANDGYRAIQVTTGAKKANRVTKPEAGHFAKAGVEAGRGLWEFRLAEGEDFTVGQSISVELFADVKKVDVTGTSKGKGFAGTVKRWNFRTQDATHGNSLSHRVPGSIGQNQTPGKVFKGKKMAGHLGNERVTVQSLDVVRVDAERNLLLVKGAVPGATGSDLIVKPAVKA; via the coding sequence ATGATTGGTTTAGTCGGTAAAAAAGTGGGTATGACCCGCATCTTCACTGAAGAAGGCGTATCTATCCCTGTAACCGTTATCGAAGTTGAAGCAAACCGCGTTACTCAGGTTAAAGACCTGGCTAACGATGGTTACCGTGCAATCCAGGTTACTACGGGTGCTAAAAAAGCAAACCGTGTAACCAAACCGGAAGCGGGTCACTTCGCTAAAGCTGGCGTAGAAGCTGGCCGTGGTCTGTGGGAATTCCGTCTGGCAGAGGGTGAAGATTTCACCGTTGGTCAGAGCATCAGCGTTGAGCTGTTCGCAGACGTTAAAAAAGTTGACGTAACCGGTACCTCTAAAGGTAAAGGTTTCGCCGGTACCGTTAAGCGCTGGAACTTCCGTACCCAGGACGCGACTCACGGTAACTCCTTGTCTCACCGCGTTCCGGGTTCTATCGGTCAGAACCAGACTCCGGGCAAAGTGTTCAAAGGCAAGAAAATGGCAGGTCACCTGGGTAATGAGCGTGTAACCGTTCAGAGCCTGGATGTAGTACGTGTTGACGCTGAGCGCAACCTGCTGCTGGTTAAGGGTGCTGTTCCGGGTGCAACCGGTAGCGACCTCATCGTTAAACCAGCTGTGAAGGCGTGA
- the rplV gene encoding 50S ribosomal protein L22, whose product METLAQHRHARSSAQKVRLVADLIRGKKVSQALDILTYTNKKAAVLVKKVLESAIANAEHNDGADIDDLKVAKIFVDEGPSMKRIMPRAKGRADRILKRTSHITVVVSDR is encoded by the coding sequence ATGGAAACTTTAGCTCAACATCGCCATGCTCGTTCTTCCGCTCAGAAGGTTCGCCTTGTGGCTGACCTGATCCGCGGTAAGAAAGTGTCGCAGGCTCTGGACATTTTGACCTACACCAACAAGAAAGCGGCTGTACTGGTCAAGAAAGTTCTCGAATCTGCCATTGCTAACGCTGAACACAACGATGGCGCTGACATCGACGATCTGAAAGTCGCGAAAATTTTCGTCGACGAAGGCCCGAGCATGAAACGCATTATGCCGCGTGCTAAAGGTCGTGCAGATCGCATCCTGAAGCGCACCAGCCACATCACTGTGGTTGTGTCCGATCGCTGA
- the rplF gene encoding 50S ribosomal protein L6: MSRVAKAPVVIPAGVEVKLNGQVISIKGKNGELTRTINDAVEVKQADNALTFGPRDGFVDGWAQAGTARALLNAMVIGVTEGFTKKLQLVGVGYRAAIKGNAVSLSLGFSHPVEHALPAGITAECPSQTEIVLKGADKQLIGQVAADLRAYRRPEPYKGKGVRYADEVVRTKEAKKK, encoded by the coding sequence ATGTCTCGTGTTGCTAAAGCACCGGTCGTTATTCCTGCAGGCGTAGAGGTAAAACTCAACGGTCAGGTTATTTCGATCAAAGGTAAAAACGGCGAGCTGACTCGTACTATCAACGATGCTGTTGAAGTTAAACAAGCCGATAACGCACTGACCTTCGGTCCGCGCGACGGTTTTGTTGACGGCTGGGCACAGGCGGGTACCGCTCGTGCACTGCTCAATGCAATGGTTATCGGTGTTACCGAAGGCTTCACTAAGAAGCTGCAGCTGGTTGGTGTAGGTTATCGTGCAGCGATCAAAGGGAATGCAGTAAGCCTGTCTCTGGGCTTCTCTCACCCTGTTGAACACGCGCTGCCGGCTGGGATCACAGCAGAATGCCCGTCTCAGACTGAAATCGTGCTGAAAGGCGCTGATAAACAGCTGATCGGCCAGGTTGCTGCTGACCTGCGCGCCTACCGTCGTCCTGAGCCGTATAAAGGCAAAGGTGTTCGTTACGCCGACGAAGTCGTGCGTACCAAAGAGGCTAAGAAGAAGTAA
- the rplP gene encoding 50S ribosomal protein L16 produces MLQPKRTKFRKVHKGRNRGLAQGTDVSFGTFGLKAVGRGRLTARQIEAARRAMTRAVKRQGKIWIRVFPDKPITEKPLEVRMGKGKGNVEYWVALIQPGKVLYEMDGVPEELAREAFKLAAAKLPIKTTFVTKTVM; encoded by the coding sequence ATGTTACAACCAAAGCGTACAAAATTCCGTAAAGTGCACAAAGGCCGCAACCGTGGTCTGGCGCAGGGTACGGATGTTAGCTTCGGCACTTTCGGTCTGAAAGCTGTTGGCCGTGGTCGTCTGACTGCACGTCAGATCGAAGCAGCACGTCGTGCTATGACCCGTGCAGTTAAGCGTCAGGGTAAGATCTGGATCCGTGTATTCCCGGACAAACCGATCACCGAAAAGCCGCTTGAAGTGCGTATGGGTAAAGGTAAAGGTAACGTGGAGTATTGGGTTGCCTTGATTCAGCCGGGTAAAGTCCTGTATGAAATGGACGGCGTACCGGAAGAGCTGGCCCGTGAAGCATTCAAGCTGGCAGCAGCGAAACTGCCGATCAAAACCACCTTTGTAACTAAGACGGTGATGTAA
- the rplB gene encoding 50S ribosomal protein L2, whose protein sequence is MAVVKCKPTSPGRRHVVKVVNPELHKGKPFAPLLEKNSKSGGRNNNGRITTRHIGGGHKQAYRIVDFKRNKDGIPAVVERLEYDPNRSANIALVLYKDGERRYILAPKGLKAGDQIQSGVDAAIKAGNTLPMRNIPVGSTVHNVEMKPGKGGQLARSAGTYVQIVARDGTYVTLRLRSGEMRKVEADCRATLGEVGNAEHMLRVLGKAGASRWRGVRPTVRGTAMNPVDHPHGGGEGRNFGKHPVTPWGVQTKGKKTRSNKRTDKFIVRRRSKK, encoded by the coding sequence ATGGCAGTTGTTAAGTGTAAACCGACATCTCCGGGTCGTCGCCACGTCGTTAAAGTGGTCAACCCTGAGCTGCACAAGGGCAAACCTTTTGCTCCGTTGCTGGAAAAAAACAGCAAATCCGGTGGCCGTAACAACAATGGTCGCATCACCACTCGTCACATCGGTGGTGGCCACAAGCAGGCTTACCGTATCGTTGACTTCAAACGCAACAAAGATGGTATCCCGGCTGTTGTTGAACGTCTTGAGTACGATCCGAACCGCTCCGCGAACATCGCGCTGGTTCTGTACAAAGACGGTGAGCGCCGCTACATCCTGGCCCCTAAAGGCCTGAAAGCTGGCGACCAGATTCAGTCTGGCGTTGATGCTGCAATCAAAGCAGGTAACACCCTGCCGATGCGCAATATCCCGGTTGGTTCTACTGTTCATAACGTAGAAATGAAGCCGGGTAAAGGCGGTCAGCTGGCTCGTTCTGCTGGTACCTACGTACAGATCGTTGCTCGCGACGGTACTTACGTGACCCTGCGTCTGCGTTCTGGTGAAATGCGTAAAGTTGAAGCTGACTGCCGCGCAACACTGGGCGAAGTCGGCAACGCTGAGCATATGCTGCGCGTTCTGGGTAAAGCAGGTGCAAGCCGCTGGCGTGGTGTTCGTCCTACCGTTCGCGGTACTGCGATGAACCCAGTCGACCACCCACATGGTGGTGGTGAAGGTCGTAACTTTGGTAAGCACCCGGTAACTCCGTGGGGCGTTCAGACCAAAGGTAAGAAGACCCGCAGCAACAAGCGTACTGATAAATTCATCGTACGTCGCCGTAGCAAAAAATAA
- the rpsQ gene encoding 30S ribosomal protein S17, with the protein MTDKIRTLQGRVVSDKMQKSAVVAIERFVKHPIYGKFIKRTTKLHIHDENNECGIGDKVEIRECRPLSKTKSWTLVRVVEKAVL; encoded by the coding sequence ATGACCGATAAAATCCGTACTCTGCAGGGTCGTGTTGTTAGTGACAAGATGCAGAAATCTGCTGTTGTTGCTATCGAGCGTTTTGTGAAACACCCGATCTACGGTAAATTCATTAAGCGTACGACTAAGCTGCACATCCATGACGAGAACAACGAATGCGGTATTGGCGACAAGGTTGAAATCCGTGAATGCCGTCCGCTGTCCAAGACTAAGTCCTGGACTCTCGTTCGTGTTGTAGAGAAAGCCGTACTGTAA
- the rpsC gene encoding 30S ribosomal protein S3 has product MGQKVHPNGIRLGIVKPWNSTWFANTKEFADNLDSDFKVRQYLTKELAKASVSRIVIERPAKSIRVTIHTARPGIVIGKKGEDVEKLRKVVADIAGVPAQINIAEVRKPELDAKLVADSITSQLERRVMFRRAMKRAVQNAMRLGAKGIKVEVSGRLGGAEIARTEWYREGRVPLHTLRADIDYNTSEAHTTYGVIGVKVWIFKGEILGGMAAVEQPEKPAAQPKKQQRKGRK; this is encoded by the coding sequence ATGGGTCAGAAAGTACATCCTAATGGTATTCGCCTGGGTATTGTAAAACCATGGAACTCTACCTGGTTTGCGAACACCAAAGAATTCGCTGACAACCTGGACAGCGACTTTAAAGTACGTCAGTACCTGACGAAGGAACTGGCAAAAGCGTCTGTATCTCGTATCGTTATCGAGCGTCCGGCTAAGAGCATTCGTGTGACCATTCACACCGCTCGCCCGGGTATCGTTATCGGTAAGAAAGGTGAAGACGTTGAGAAACTGCGCAAGGTCGTAGCGGATATCGCTGGCGTTCCTGCTCAGATCAATATCGCCGAAGTGCGTAAACCTGAACTGGACGCAAAACTGGTTGCTGACAGCATCACTTCTCAGCTGGAGCGTCGTGTGATGTTCCGTCGTGCTATGAAGCGTGCTGTACAGAACGCAATGCGTCTGGGCGCGAAAGGTATCAAAGTAGAAGTTAGCGGCCGTCTGGGCGGCGCGGAGATCGCACGTACCGAATGGTACCGTGAAGGTCGTGTTCCGCTGCACACCCTGCGTGCTGACATCGACTACAACACTTCTGAAGCGCACACCACTTACGGTGTAATCGGCGTTAAGGTGTGGATCTTCAAAGGTGAGATCCTGGGTGGTATGGCTGCTGTTGAACAACCGGAAAAACCGGCTGCTCAACCGAAAAAGCAGCAGCGTAAAGGCCGTAAATAA
- the rplW gene encoding 50S ribosomal protein L23: MIREERLLKVLRAPHVSEKASTAMEKNNTIVLKVAKDATKAEIKAAVQKLFEVEVNDVRTLVVKGKVKRHGQRIGRRSDWKKAYVTLKEGQNLDFVGGAE; encoded by the coding sequence ATGATTCGTGAAGAACGTCTGCTGAAGGTGCTGCGCGCACCGCACGTTTCTGAAAAAGCGTCTACCGCGATGGAAAAAAACAACACCATCGTTCTCAAAGTTGCTAAAGACGCGACCAAAGCAGAAATCAAAGCTGCTGTGCAGAAACTGTTTGAAGTCGAAGTCAATGACGTCCGTACCCTGGTTGTTAAGGGTAAGGTTAAGCGTCACGGACAGCGTATCGGTCGTCGTAGCGACTGGAAAAAAGCTTACGTCACCCTGAAAGAAGGCCAGAACCTGGACTTCGTTGGCGGCGCTGAGTAA
- the rplN gene encoding 50S ribosomal protein L14 produces the protein MIQEQTMLSVADNSGARRVMCIKVLGGSHRRYAGVGDIIKITIKEAIPRGKVKKGDVLKAVVVRTRKGVRRPDGSVIRFDGNACVILNNNSEQPIGTRIFGPVTRELRNEKFMKIISLAPEVL, from the coding sequence ATGATCCAGGAACAGACTATGCTGAGCGTCGCCGACAACTCCGGCGCACGTCGCGTAATGTGTATCAAGGTTCTGGGTGGCTCGCACCGTCGCTACGCAGGCGTCGGCGACATCATCAAGATCACCATCAAAGAAGCAATTCCGCGTGGTAAGGTCAAAAAAGGTGATGTGCTGAAGGCGGTAGTGGTGCGCACCAGGAAGGGCGTTCGTCGCCCGGACGGTTCTGTCATTCGCTTCGATGGTAATGCATGCGTTATTCTGAACAATAACAGCGAGCAGCCTATCGGTACGCGTATTTTTGGGCCGGTAACTCGTGAACTGCGTAACGAAAAGTTCATGAAAATTATCTCTCTGGCACCAGAAGTACTCTAA